The DNA window TGCGCCCTTGCAGTATTACACCAGTGCGGTTCTACGAAGCAGAACACGCACGTCTGTGGGCAGAACAGGCTGGAGTGGCATCACGTGATGCACTGTAATAGCTCCTCTGCAACGGGGTTTCTAAAAATAACAACGCTGGTTCATGGATGACGAGCACGCCACAGAAATCCTCATTCCAGTTTCTGCAGACTTTCAGTAGCTTCTATATTCAGAATTTCTACGTGTGTTTATGATTCTAGCATGCTTTTCGGTTCCCTTTGCCATTGTTATTTCATTAAATATATTAGCTCGTTATGCTTCATGTGACTCAACTGCTTCTCTTCCCCAGGAATTTACAAGCAGCCATTGGAGCCTACTATGACTTTGAGAGTCCAAACATCAACGCACCGTGCATGTCTTTTGTGCGTGACGTGACGATTGGCGAGGGTGAATCCGTTCCACCAGACACACCTTTCACAAAGACCTGGAGGATACAGAACACAGGTTTGCTGTTCATGCTGATTAAACCAGACTGTTGCCAGTAAGGTGGCCCCCGCCCCCGTCGTGCTGACTCCAGGCTTGTCCCTGTGGCTTTCAGGTGCAGAGTCGTGGCCTCCTGGGGTTTGTCTGAAGTATGTCGGTGGAGATCAGTTTGGTCACGTGAACATGGTGATGGTGCGTTCGCTTGACCCTCAGGAAATGACTGACGTCAGCGTGCAGATGCAAAGCCCCACGTCTCCGGGAATGTACCAGGGCCAGTGGAGGATGTGCACGGCTACGGGGCTGTACTACGGGGGTACGTTCCATCCCTGATATTtaacaggttttttttgtcttcccgTTAAAAATGATGTAGCGAATCCATAAATGGCCTATTAGCACAGATGTAGAGTCATTTAATAACAGGATTTATGTCCTCTGGCACATTGAACATGTATAATGTATCTAACGGGAAGCTCCTGAAGTGTAACTCTATTAAAATTAGACTTTGCCCCAATATTTCATTTCAGTGTttaaagttgggtttttttccactTCACATCTTTAGAGATTATGAAATGGCGTTTTATCAAGAACATCGCAGTTGTAGTAAATGACTGAAATATTCTTCTATGCTGAGCGACTGTGATCATTGAGCCTTTCGCTGTGCTCAGATGTCATTTGGGTGATCCTGAGCGTGGAGGTCGGAGGGCTCCTCGGCGTCACGCAGCAGCTTTCGTCCTTCCAAGCCGAGTTCAACACGCAGCCTCACCGCCCGCTGGAGGGAGATTACAACCCCTTCGCCTCCCCAGAGAAGAGCAAGTGCCCCAACAGCAATAGTCTCCATGATGCCGGTGGTCACAGGGTCCAGGAGGAACACTGGCAGGGAAGCCCCAACGAGCTGCAGCAGGATCAGAACGGACTTTCACACAACTCTGTGGATATAGTCGCAAGCAGTCTACAAACCAACCTGTCACTAGTCTCTTACAACAAGGTGGGCAACCTCGAAGGGAATTTCCCCAACGTCTGAAGCATTTTCCCTCTCCTTGACCTTTCTGTAATGCAACATTGCAGATTTATAGGCTGCCACTTTCTGACTTTGTACCAAAATTTCCCTAAAATCTTGAAGATATGAACGCCAGAAGTAATTTTTGAGTCAATTATTGAGCAAAGTTTTAACAGTTTTACTACAGTTTTAACACGCTACAACTAAGATCGCACTGTTgtttctcttgacttcatgtGCTGCAGCCACATCTCCTAATTCTGTTCCCTCCTCACAGGGTATAAAGGAGCCTTATCCTTTTGGGAACTCTTAAATCATGGGACTGACACAGTGAAGAAGCACTAAAGTGTACCTCTGAAGACTTTCACACCAATGAGGGCGAGGCTTTATCAGTAGCTGACCTAGTGGGTAATCAAGACACGTTTTATGCAAAGATCAGctacacttttacacaccagaAGCCAATTTTCCTGACGTGCAGCTCGAAACATCATCTGCGACTCACTGTATGCACGCGTGAATGCTAAGTTAAAAGTGAGTGCTCTGAGACTtttgagtgatttttttttagttgtcaGTGCAAATGAAACCATGAAAAGagtgagttttattttttttgtgaaagtagtttttctgtgtgtgcaaCTGACATAAGAAACTTTGGAGGAAAAGCCATTGATTTTGCCAACTGattctccagcttctgctgatTTGGATCCCTGTTTCTAAATTGTCTGTATCTGGAACAAATC is part of the Takifugu flavidus isolate HTHZ2018 chromosome 8, ASM371156v2, whole genome shotgun sequence genome and encodes:
- the LOC130530492 gene encoding protein ILRUN-like isoform X2; translation: MEGMDLDLDQELMQKFSCMGTTDKDILISEFQRLLGFQLNPAGCAFFLDMTNWNLQAAIGAYYDFESPNINAPCMSFVRDVTIGEGESVPPDTPFTKTWRIQNTGAESWPPGVCLKYVGGDQFGHVNMVMVRSLDPQEMTDVSVQMQSPTSPGMYQGQWRMCTATGLYYGDVIWVILSVEVGGLLGVTQQLSSFQAEFNTQPHRPLEGDYNPFASPEKSKCPNSNSLHDAGGHRVQEEHWQGSPNELQQDQNGLSHNSVDIVASSLQTNLSLVSYNKEPYPFGNS
- the LOC130530492 gene encoding protein ILRUN-like isoform X1, which encodes MEGMDLDLDQELMQKFSCMGTTDKDILISEFQRLLGFQLNPAGCAFFLDMTNWNLQAAIGAYYDFESPNINAPCMSFVRDVTIGEGESVPPDTPFTKTWRIQNTGAESWPPGVCLKYVGGDQFGHVNMVMVRSLDPQEMTDVSVQMQSPTSPGMYQGQWRMCTATGLYYGDVIWVILSVEVGGLLGVTQQLSSFQAEFNTQPHRPLEGDYNPFASPEKSKCPNSNSLHDAGGHRVQEEHWQGSPNELQQDQNGLSHNSVDIVASSLQTNLSLVSYNKGIKEPYPFGNS